The region GAAAGACCCAACCGCCACCAGCGGCACAAAACCGATGGCATGATTCAGTATGGCAAACGCCTGAGACATAGATTCACCCTGGCCAAACAGCCCAACCATCACCAGAACAGCACCAGCGTGGTATGTACCAATGAATCCGGGTGCCGAAGGGATCATAATAACCATCGTGGTGGCCACCAGCACCACTCCCACCTCTATCCAGGTTATGTTGATGTCAAGCGCGTGAGCAGTCAGCCAGCTTATGCTAAAGTAAATCACCCACAAAGAGATACTGTAGAATGCAAGTGACCAGTAGTGTTTTGTTTGTCTGAGACTTACCAGTCCGTGGAGAAATGAATGAAGCAGGTGTCTCACTTTCAGACCCAGCCCGCGCTGCAGCAGTGCCATATTCTCAATTCTTTCCAGCCACTCCTCATGCGTACTGGATATCCACAAAAGGACAGCGAACCCTCCCAGAACGATGATTCCAAGCGCAATTCCCCCACTTGCCAGCCAGCGGGGTACGTCGTAAAGAGAGAAAAAGAGAATCACAAGAATGAGCGTGCCTGTCATATCCAGGAGGCGTTCAACCACAATGGTTCCGAACGCGCTGGCGGCCGTGAGGGAGGGCTCTTT is a window of Candidatus Neomarinimicrobiota bacterium DNA encoding:
- a CDS encoding lysylphosphatidylglycerol synthase transmembrane domain-containing protein, yielding MKKFIVGLVISIIGLYVAFRQIDLTELGGALAQAQWSLILVALLLMVFSVWVRALRWQILLLPISRVSVSTAFSSTMIGYFGNSVLPLRLGEFMRAYAIREKEPSLTAASAFGTIVVERLLDMTGTLILVILFFSLYDVPRWLASGGIALGIIVLGGFAVLLWISSTHEEWLERIENMALLQRGLGLKVRHLLHSFLHGLVSLRQTKHYWSLAFYSISLWVIYFSISWLTAHALDINITWIEVGVVLVATTMVIMIPSAPGFIGTYHAGAVLVMVGLFGQGESMSQAFAILNHAIGFVPLVAVGSFCLIRSSVTLKEVKPIEIEA